In Granulicatella elegans, one genomic interval encodes:
- the mreD gene encoding rod shape-determining protein MreD — protein MMHTSKRIYWLPILMIIAFLIDGVMMNHFSVFLIESGYTLVPRIVVITLILLTFIIDHSSMFWFAVMVGFMYDSYYSGILGVYMAIFAVIIRLIGHIRGKISINPFTLGLALILLLTITETGVYIIYTLIGIQHLSVQQFLIQRLGSSLVLNLVLYYVLYIPLKNFALWVQSGISHEKISLRATRRNHGNSYHYH, from the coding sequence ATGATGCATACTTCGAAGCGTATTTATTGGTTACCCATTTTGATGATTATTGCTTTTTTAATAGATGGAGTGATGATGAATCATTTTTCGGTATTTTTAATTGAATCAGGGTATACTCTTGTTCCAAGAATTGTGGTTATAACATTAATCTTATTAACTTTTATTATTGATCATTCAAGTATGTTTTGGTTTGCAGTAATGGTTGGATTTATGTATGATAGTTACTATTCTGGTATTTTAGGAGTTTATATGGCAATTTTTGCTGTTATTATTCGACTAATCGGTCATATTAGAGGGAAAATTAGTATCAATCCATTTACGTTGGGATTAGCTTTAATTCTCTTATTAACGATTACTGAAACCGGAGTATATATCATTTATACATTAATAGGGATTCAACATCTTTCAGTGCAACAATTTTTAATCCAACGTTTAGGTTCAAGTTTAGTATTAAATCTTGTTTTGTATTATGTATTATATATTCCTTTGAAAAACTTTGCTTTATGGGTACAATCTGGAATTTCTCATGAGAAAATTTCATTGCGAGCAACTCGTAGAAATCATGGGAATTCTTATCATTATCATTAA
- the mreC gene encoding rod shape-determining protein MreC, whose product MNPIFSNKKLIGWVLGGIVTLLLITFSLTVGSTIVSQGVNDVTNILGRMLAYPANSVNDFMESISNLTNTYQENQTLKQKVETIYELEVQLNDLKKDNEKMKETLKLQDTLNDYTLINATVIARNPDTWRDIVTINKGANDGLTPQMSVMSDNGLVGKVLDVNPTSARVALLSNNDHTLVRVAAMIQGEKESIYGTLTGYDHEKNILIMSQIQATQEIKVGDKVVTSGLGGVSPSSLYIGTVEEVAMDRFGLYKEVRIKPAADTNDVRYVTVVKRTSESRTE is encoded by the coding sequence GTGAATCCAATATTTTCGAATAAGAAATTAATTGGTTGGGTTTTAGGTGGAATTGTTACACTTTTACTCATTACTTTTTCACTCACTGTTGGTAGTACTATTGTTTCGCAAGGTGTTAATGATGTGACGAATATTTTAGGACGAATGCTTGCGTATCCTGCCAATAGTGTCAATGATTTTATGGAAAGTATTTCCAATTTGACAAATACTTATCAAGAAAATCAGACGTTAAAACAAAAAGTAGAAACAATTTATGAATTAGAAGTTCAACTAAATGACTTAAAAAAAGATAATGAAAAAATGAAGGAAACGTTGAAGTTACAAGATACTTTAAACGACTATACTTTAATTAACGCAACAGTTATTGCAAGAAATCCAGATACTTGGAGAGATATTGTTACGATTAATAAGGGAGCAAATGATGGATTAACTCCTCAAATGTCTGTTATGAGTGATAATGGTCTAGTAGGTAAAGTATTAGATGTGAATCCTACAAGTGCTAGAGTTGCATTATTATCGAATAATGATCATACCTTAGTTCGTGTTGCAGCGATGATTCAAGGAGAAAAAGAATCGATTTATGGAACATTAACAGGTTATGACCATGAAAAAAACATTTTAATTATGAGTCAAATTCAAGCAACTCAAGAAATTAAAGTTGGGGATAAAGTTGTGACGTCTGGTTTAGGAGGCGTTTCTCCAAGTTCTTTATATATAGGAACTGTTGAAGAAGTAGCAATGGATCGTTTTGGATTATATAAAGAAGTTCGTATTAAACCAGCAGCAGATACAAATGATGTTCGTTATGTAACAGTGGTGAAGCGAACAAGTGAAAGTAGGACTGAATGA
- a CDS encoding YlbF family regulator — protein MSNLYDTANQLERELRQSDEFAAVKEAFEAVQQSEEAKALFEEFRDMNVKFQQKQMNAEDLTEEDMDYANALYQKASSNEAIQTLMQAEQRLNVMMQDINRILTTSLQELYQ, from the coding sequence ATGAGCAATTTATACGATACAGCGAATCAATTAGAACGTGAACTTCGTCAATCAGATGAGTTTGCTGCAGTGAAAGAGGCTTTTGAAGCAGTACAACAATCAGAAGAAGCGAAAGCTTTATTTGAAGAGTTCCGTGATATGAATGTAAAATTCCAACAAAAACAAATGAATGCTGAAGATTTGACTGAAGAAGATATGGATTATGCAAATGCTTTATATCAAAAAGCTAGTTCTAACGAAGCTATTCAAACATTAATGCAAGCAGAACAACGTTTAAATGTGATGATGCAAGATATTAATCGTATTTTAACGACTTCATTACAAGAATTATATCAATAA
- a CDS encoding RNA polymerase sigma factor, with translation MSSIEKLVLEIQNGDDEEAFPLLVGKVKPLMYSVYYRHFYFCIELEDFIQEASYLLFYTAKKFDLKKGTVFISYYERALKNYAIQLVRHEHRERVVPGSCLCNYDISNFKYPVSVEEEFLLKEEIPHYWRSLSPFEKAVLLHYMKGYTFEEISEKSNKSLSAIKSAFNRCHKKFKLFYNKIQEEET, from the coding sequence ATGAGTAGTATAGAGAAATTAGTTTTAGAAATTCAAAATGGGGATGATGAAGAAGCTTTTCCTCTTTTAGTAGGAAAAGTAAAACCTTTAATGTATAGTGTTTATTATCGTCATTTTTATTTCTGTATTGAATTAGAAGATTTTATTCAAGAAGCTAGTTATTTATTGTTTTACACGGCAAAGAAATTTGATTTAAAAAAAGGTACAGTCTTTATTTCTTATTACGAACGTGCATTAAAAAACTATGCTATACAATTAGTACGACATGAACATCGAGAAAGAGTAGTTCCTGGTTCTTGTTTATGCAATTATGATATTTCTAATTTTAAGTATCCTGTGTCTGTTGAAGAAGAATTTTTATTAAAAGAAGAAATTCCTCATTATTGGCGTTCTCTGTCTCCGTTTGAAAAAGCAGTATTATTACATTATATGAAAGGATATACATTTGAAGAAATTTCTGAAAAATCAAATAAATCTTTATCTGCCATTAAGAGTGCATTTAATCGTTGCCATAAAAAATTCAAATTGTTTTACAATAAAATACAAGAAGAGGAAACGTAA
- a CDS encoding rod shape-determining protein, whose amino-acid sequence MVSFRTQKGGPVVVALSLRAQNIGIDLGTANTIVYLENEGIVTREPSVVAKNTITEEIIAVGQNAFDMIGRTPENIVAVRPMKDGVIADYNTTTAMLKYFVQSIVGRSFFKPIVMICVPSGITDVEKRAVLDATKYAGAKEAYVVEEPFAAAVGAGLPVQEPTGSMIVDIGGGTTDVATISLGGIVNSQSIRIGGDELNEAIILHVRKKYNLLIGERTAEDLKIQLGSASVEKASAYGSMQVRGRDMVTGLPRIIEVEAVEIAEAMSEIITQIIDAVRDVLEQTPPEIASDVIDHGIVLTGGGALLRNLADVISDYTKVPAFVANDPLDCVALGTGKILANPLLMKK is encoded by the coding sequence ATGGTGTCTTTTAGGACACAAAAAGGAGGACCAGTTGTGGTTGCATTAAGTTTAAGAGCACAAAATATTGGAATTGATTTAGGTACAGCCAATACAATTGTCTATCTTGAAAATGAAGGAATTGTGACACGTGAACCATCAGTTGTCGCAAAAAATACAATTACTGAAGAAATTATAGCCGTTGGTCAAAATGCATTTGATATGATTGGTCGTACACCAGAAAATATTGTGGCAGTTAGACCAATGAAAGACGGTGTTATTGCAGATTATAATACAACAACAGCTATGTTAAAATATTTTGTACAATCAATTGTCGGTCGCTCTTTCTTTAAACCGATTGTAATGATTTGTGTTCCAAGTGGAATTACGGATGTTGAAAAAAGAGCAGTACTAGATGCTACTAAATATGCAGGTGCTAAAGAAGCCTATGTTGTTGAAGAACCATTTGCAGCAGCAGTCGGAGCAGGCTTACCAGTTCAAGAGCCAACAGGAAGCATGATTGTAGATATTGGTGGAGGAACGACAGATGTAGCAACAATTTCATTAGGTGGAATTGTCAATAGCCAATCTATCCGAATCGGTGGTGACGAATTAAATGAAGCAATTATTTTACATGTTCGTAAAAAATATAATTTATTAATTGGGGAAAGAACTGCCGAAGATTTAAAAATTCAATTAGGATCAGCTTCAGTTGAAAAAGCTTCTGCTTATGGAAGTATGCAAGTTCGTGGACGTGATATGGTTACTGGATTGCCAAGAATTATTGAAGTTGAAGCTGTTGAAATTGCAGAAGCAATGAGTGAAATTATTACGCAAATTATAGATGCAGTTAGAGACGTTCTTGAACAAACACCACCGGAGATTGCCTCTGATGTTATTGATCATGGTATCGTATTAACAGGTGGTGGTGCCTTGTTAAGAAATTTAGCAGACGTGATTTCTGACTATACTAAAGTTCCAGCTTTTGTAGCCAATGATCCTTTGGATTGTGTAGCTTTAGGAACTGGAAAAATTTTAGCAAATCCGCTATTAATGAAAAAATAA
- a CDS encoding transposase, whose translation MWRLLLAKNIFQHATIESLLRECHRNSQLRQLCGLLSHYISMNHTNNHVRIVPSSAVMSRFIKN comes from the coding sequence ATGTGGCGTTTACTCCTTGCGAAAAATATTTTCCAACATGCAACGATTGAAAGTTTATTGCGCGAATGTCATAGAAATAGCCAATTAAGACAATTATGTGGACTTCTATCGCACTATATTTCTATGAATCATACCAATAATCATGTTCGTATAGTGCCAAGCTCTGCTGTGATGTCTCGTTTTATAAAAAATTAA